Proteins from a genomic interval of Candidatus Margulisiibacteriota bacterium:
- a CDS encoding FliG C-terminal domain-containing protein → MKKRTFLLVLSALFLLGTAAVPQSFMPVAEKVAIENHLENRLTNALNSVLGEGNFIVIVDVALNPERKESTRERWETRTRQSTQPTGPKEVLPGIPSRTEMERAPESSQVNKIVENMVSLPPNLVKKISTIIVIDKKVPAEKIATAKKVAGIVLNLDQKRGDTIKTQQVELNLAKEIEKKKKFTDYISVDNVIKYVSIFLAIGILVIYFLNRIAGLSMQAISSIKEGGKKDFVPLAAAAQQSSPGTFGGAALAYGSRDPEDRIKKPFSFISQNEIPKLVRILDEEDDNTIADILSSLDPVLSSHIISQMSGKLKEDIYARLLSPRQLKPEEIKEMEARIKSKLEGSLGGDQDVLAIIENADSQTAEDIIRSLEKTSPEQAADIKKRIVLFSDVLKLAKTDISKLLSRVKIEDIAVVSQNADESLRTLLLENLPEETRALVKEWTEMMPAQPAEAVEAAKKDICRTARLMETAGEITVNRS, encoded by the coding sequence ATGAAGAAAAGAACTTTTTTACTGGTTTTGTCCGCCTTATTTTTGCTGGGGACCGCAGCAGTACCGCAGTCTTTTATGCCGGTCGCCGAAAAAGTGGCGATCGAGAACCATCTGGAGAACAGACTGACGAACGCCCTGAACTCCGTTCTTGGAGAAGGCAACTTCATTGTGATAGTGGATGTAGCTCTTAACCCGGAAAGAAAAGAAAGCACCCGCGAGAGGTGGGAAACCCGGACCAGGCAGTCTACCCAGCCGACGGGCCCCAAAGAGGTCCTTCCGGGGATCCCTTCAAGGACCGAGATGGAAAGAGCTCCGGAATCCTCTCAGGTCAACAAGATCGTGGAGAACATGGTCTCTCTTCCTCCAAACCTTGTCAAAAAGATAAGCACAATAATAGTCATAGATAAAAAAGTCCCTGCAGAAAAGATAGCGACCGCAAAAAAAGTTGCCGGCATCGTGCTCAACCTCGACCAAAAGAGGGGGGATACGATCAAGACCCAGCAGGTGGAGCTGAACCTCGCAAAAGAGATCGAAAAGAAAAAGAAGTTCACCGACTACATTTCTGTGGACAATGTCATAAAATATGTTTCTATCTTCCTTGCTATCGGAATATTGGTGATCTACTTCCTCAACAGGATCGCAGGATTGTCAATGCAGGCCATTTCCAGCATTAAAGAGGGCGGGAAAAAAGATTTTGTCCCTCTTGCCGCGGCTGCGCAGCAATCCTCTCCCGGCACCTTTGGAGGGGCAGCCCTTGCCTACGGAAGCCGCGATCCCGAGGACAGGATAAAAAAGCCTTTCTCCTTCATTTCGCAGAATGAGATCCCCAAACTGGTCAGGATCCTTGACGAAGAGGACGACAACACCATAGCCGATATACTCTCCTCTCTTGATCCGGTACTTTCTTCACACATAATTTCCCAGATGTCGGGAAAACTTAAGGAAGACATCTATGCCAGACTGCTGTCCCCCAGGCAGCTCAAACCCGAAGAGATCAAAGAAATGGAGGCCAGGATAAAAAGCAAGCTCGAAGGCTCTCTCGGAGGAGATCAGGATGTTCTTGCGATAATAGAGAACGCGGACTCTCAAACGGCTGAAGATATCATAAGGTCCCTGGAAAAAACCAGCCCTGAACAGGCCGCGGACATCAAGAAAAGAATAGTCCTGTTCTCGGATGTCCTAAAACTTGCAAAGACCGATATTTCGAAGCTGCTTAGCAGGGTCAAGATAGAGGACATCGCTGTGGTTTCCCAAAACGCTGACGAATCCTTAAGAACACTGCTGCTCGAGAACCTCCCGGAAGAGACCAGAGCGCTGGTCAAGGAATGGACCGAAATGATGCCGGCACAGCCGGCCGAGGCTGTTGAAGCCGCGAAAAAAGACATTTGCCGGACCGCCAGGCTTATGGAAACTGCCGGAGAGATAACGGTCAACAGGAGCTGA
- the murF gene encoding UDP-N-acetylmuramoyl-tripeptide--D-alanyl-D-alanine ligase has protein sequence MFKYKGISFSGISTDSRTVKKGELFIALKGPNFDGRRFAKAALKKGASAAIVSNGLKALHEIALAHRKKMKTKVIAITGTSGKTTTKDMLSSILSLCGPTLKTEKNLNNEIGVPLTLLKIRPSHKYAVVELAMQKKGEIKQLTRICRPSIAVVTNTGQAHLKQLKTRKNIALAKSEIFEFLQKGSFAIVNRDDDHYALLRKKAAISGARIISFGMKASADIRAVSTAAKDNKAVFTLCGRGRKTTLKLSLPGVHNIYNAMAASAAAIELGIVNSKIKQGLAKAAFSGKRLEIIKEKKKTTIINDTYNANPSSMKAALKVLAGLSPAVKGKPFKRIAVLGDMLELGKASKKAHYDIGKLSAALNIEILVAAGKEAKHIYLGAKGSNNSGMSIYYFADKYSAAKKIRELLRPNDIILYKASRGMRFEDIIR, from the coding sequence AAAAAAAGGCGCATCGGCAGCCATCGTTTCAAACGGGCTTAAAGCACTCCACGAAATCGCTCTGGCCCACAGAAAGAAAATGAAAACAAAGGTGATAGCCATCACCGGCACCAGCGGCAAGACCACCACAAAGGATATGCTATCTTCGATATTGTCCCTTTGCGGCCCCACTCTTAAGACCGAGAAAAATCTGAACAATGAAATAGGCGTGCCGCTCACGCTTCTAAAAATAAGACCGTCGCACAAATATGCCGTTGTCGAGTTGGCAATGCAGAAAAAAGGGGAAATAAAACAGTTGACAAGGATATGCCGACCAAGCATAGCGGTAGTGACCAACACAGGTCAGGCGCACCTTAAGCAGTTAAAGACCAGAAAAAATATCGCTCTTGCAAAAAGCGAGATCTTTGAATTCCTTCAAAAGGGTTCCTTTGCTATTGTTAACAGAGATGACGACCACTACGCTCTTCTGAGGAAAAAAGCGGCCATTTCCGGGGCTAGGATCATTTCTTTTGGGATGAAAGCCTCAGCGGACATCCGAGCGGTCTCCACCGCCGCAAAGGATAACAAAGCGGTCTTTACTCTTTGCGGCAGAGGCAGAAAGACAACCCTAAAGCTTTCGCTCCCCGGCGTCCACAACATCTATAACGCGATGGCAGCCTCGGCGGCGGCAATAGAGCTGGGTATAGTAAATTCAAAGATAAAACAGGGGCTGGCAAAAGCGGCTTTTTCGGGAAAGCGCCTCGAGATCATCAAGGAAAAAAAGAAAACCACAATAATAAACGATACCTACAACGCCAATCCGTCATCAATGAAAGCCGCTCTTAAAGTGCTGGCAGGCTTATCACCCGCCGTAAAAGGAAAACCGTTCAAAAGGATCGCGGTCCTGGGCGATATGCTTGAGCTTGGAAAAGCCTCAAAGAAAGCCCATTATGATATCGGGAAACTGTCCGCAGCACTGAATATCGAAATCCTCGTGGCCGCAGGTAAAGAAGCTAAGCATATCTATCTCGGAGCAAAAGGAAGCAATAACAGCGGTATGAGCATCTATTATTTCGCGGACAAGTATTCTGCGGCAAAAAAGATCAGAGAACTTCTGCGGCCCAATGACATCATACTGTACAAAGCCTCAAGAGGCATGAGATTTGAGGATATCATCCGCTAA
- a CDS encoding LysM peptidoglycan-binding domain-containing protein: MTLRRNFEAEEAEAESDQFRSTAWAVNLADLMTFLMIFFLLMFSFYFSMAQNPEYKSRFEKSIKSIEQQFSKKDFKAAGVTMVQPKDVKPHIQSEDEKSMINIKTITLKKEMYFLYSGELSSKDTREIIKKAYLASRRDSSSIVNADVPELELAEDEVAAYVVTQISIPANIIKGKMTVKRHKVKPGESLWKICSKYGLDPKKFVRQIARDNKLKHPSIIRSGKPLEIKVYPFPLSN; encoded by the coding sequence ATGACCCTAAGAAGAAATTTTGAAGCGGAAGAAGCCGAAGCCGAATCGGACCAGTTCAGATCGACCGCCTGGGCCGTGAACCTTGCCGACCTCATGACCTTTTTAATGATCTTTTTCCTGCTGATGTTCTCTTTTTACTTTTCTATGGCGCAAAACCCTGAATATAAGAGCCGGTTCGAAAAAAGCATCAAGAGCATAGAACAGCAGTTCAGCAAAAAGGACTTCAAGGCTGCGGGGGTGACCATGGTGCAGCCCAAGGATGTCAAGCCCCACATACAGTCCGAGGACGAAAAAAGCATGATAAACATCAAGACCATAACGCTGAAAAAAGAGATGTATTTTCTTTACAGCGGCGAACTCTCGTCCAAGGACACCAGGGAGATAATCAAAAAGGCCTATCTGGCCTCCCGGAGAGACTCTTCTTCTATAGTGAATGCCGATGTTCCCGAACTGGAGCTGGCCGAGGATGAAGTCGCGGCCTATGTCGTAACACAGATTAGTATACCGGCAAACATAATAAAAGGAAAAATGACCGTTAAACGGCATAAAGTAAAGCCCGGCGAATCCCTGTGGAAGATCTGCTCCAAATACGGGCTCGATCCCAAAAAATTTGTCCGCCAGATCGCAAGGGACAACAAGCTAAAGCACCCCAGCATTATCCGCTCAGGAAAACCGCTGGAGATCAAAGTCTATCCTTTCCCTCTGTCCAACTGA
- a CDS encoding MotA/TolQ/ExbB proton channel family protein: MDLTTVLGISLALTIASLVVSFHGSISVYWDLEAFLIAFGGTFAATLINTPFPNLLNAIKSSFFLLFSTRYKSAEVIPLMKKLSEKAKKEGVFALKNEGKNWPDAFLEKAVSLLMLNFGAHAIRTILENEIIETRARHRSTINVLRTAALYAPVFGLFGTLLGVIQVLTKIGNPAEVGPAMATAVMASVYGILLAYMVLHPIAGKLRLRDDEEILAKAMILEGILLIRAHEMPSAVEKHLYSYVSSKPKLKK, from the coding sequence ATGGATCTTACTACAGTACTGGGCATATCGCTTGCTTTGACGATCGCGTCCCTTGTGGTCTCTTTTCACGGGAGCATTTCGGTCTATTGGGACCTCGAAGCTTTTTTGATCGCGTTCGGGGGCACTTTTGCCGCAACACTTATCAACACGCCTTTCCCCAATCTCCTGAACGCCATAAAATCATCATTCTTCTTGCTGTTCTCAACAAGGTATAAAAGCGCGGAGGTCATTCCTCTGATGAAAAAGCTTTCGGAAAAGGCAAAGAAAGAAGGGGTGTTCGCCCTCAAGAACGAGGGAAAGAATTGGCCCGACGCTTTTCTTGAAAAAGCCGTCTCACTTCTGATGCTCAATTTTGGGGCTCACGCCATAAGGACGATACTCGAGAACGAGATAATAGAAACAAGGGCAAGGCACCGTTCCACGATCAATGTTTTAAGGACGGCCGCGCTGTACGCCCCGGTGTTCGGGCTCTTCGGCACCCTTCTGGGCGTTATACAGGTCCTTACAAAGATCGGGAACCCGGCAGAAGTGGGGCCTGCGATGGCTACAGCCGTTATGGCCTCGGTTTACGGCATACTGCTGGCCTATATGGTGCTGCATCCCATCGCCGGCAAACTGCGACTGCGCGACGACGAGGAGATCCTGGCAAAAGCCATGATCCTTGAGGGTATCCTGCTCATCCGCGCGCACGAAATGCCGTCCGCGGTAGAAAAGCACCTTTATTCCTATGTCAGCAGCAAACCCAAGCTCAAAAAATAG
- a CDS encoding flagellar hook-length control protein FliK, with protein sequence MKDPELNIGGVSEAKCNLDGALKPDQSERSKKDAGKDFNIDLNTSLSRLDKKKSSKTDLESAGMWESITSMFGRMPAPQAYAYSTGLLAEMDNKASLNAESSSSKGAPVAVNSSSDPSMGQQNRNTAPQAAKTSDTSSVLEQLFAAGIASAPYGGAIPMSDFISGLARASRLSSIELIAGQIVEAAKLLKVNGKSELTVDIKPDLLGNLKLNLKEVNGMISIQIFASSGAKDLLDTNLAELKQALASANIAVGGLEVFVGGNNESKDRADDSAAEAEMLAGPFVPFGKTEPDVQIDRMFLEQKLGYGVHGGQFNIWS encoded by the coding sequence ATGAAAGACCCCGAGCTCAATATAGGCGGCGTATCTGAAGCAAAATGCAATCTGGACGGCGCCTTGAAACCGGATCAGTCCGAAAGGTCCAAGAAAGACGCCGGCAAGGACTTTAACATAGACCTCAACACCTCCCTCTCCCGCCTGGACAAAAAGAAAAGCTCAAAAACAGACCTGGAAAGCGCCGGCATGTGGGAATCCATCACTTCTATGTTCGGCAGGATGCCAGCCCCCCAGGCTTATGCATATAGCACCGGCCTTCTTGCCGAGATGGACAACAAGGCCTCCCTTAACGCAGAAAGTAGCTCCTCAAAAGGCGCGCCTGTTGCGGTAAACTCTTCTTCGGACCCCTCTATGGGACAGCAGAACAGGAACACCGCCCCGCAGGCGGCAAAGACTTCCGATACTTCTTCCGTTCTTGAACAGCTTTTTGCCGCAGGGATCGCCTCAGCACCCTATGGAGGCGCTATCCCGATGAGCGATTTTATAAGCGGCCTTGCCAGGGCATCGCGTCTTTCTTCTATCGAACTGATAGCCGGACAGATCGTTGAAGCCGCAAAGTTATTGAAGGTGAACGGCAAGTCCGAGCTGACCGTTGATATCAAGCCGGACCTGCTCGGGAACCTGAAGCTGAACCTGAAAGAGGTTAACGGTATGATCTCCATTCAGATCTTTGCCTCTTCCGGCGCAAAGGACCTGCTTGACACCAATCTTGCAGAGCTAAAACAGGCGCTGGCTTCGGCCAACATAGCCGTGGGCGGGCTTGAGGTCTTTGTCGGCGGAAATAACGAAAGCAAAGACCGCGCAGATGACAGCGCCGCTGAGGCGGAAATGCTGGCCGGACCATTTGTCCCTTTCGGAAAAACCGAGCCTGATGTTCAGATAGACAGGATGTTCCTGGAACAAAAGCTCGGGTACGGCGTTCATGGCGGACAGTTCAATATCTGGAGTTAA